One Gemmatimonadales bacterium genomic region harbors:
- a CDS encoding carboxypeptidase-like regulatory domain-containing protein gives MQQAWTRWLTRALLLAAFVLVPTLARAQTGKLTGVVTDAQSGQPVDGVQILIRGTGIGSLTDENGRYFILNLPVGEVTLIARRIGFQTVGRSNVQVVIDVTRTVDFQLTATAQILEEIPVTAAFAPLVEPGVTGSHTTLTSADIEALPVVGIGGVLQLQQGYFQVPENTD, from the coding sequence GTGCAACAGGCGTGGACGCGCTGGTTGACGCGCGCCCTGTTGCTTGCCGCGTTCGTGCTGGTGCCGACACTGGCGCGGGCGCAGACGGGCAAGCTCACGGGCGTAGTGACTGATGCTCAGTCCGGCCAGCCGGTGGACGGGGTGCAGATCCTCATTCGCGGGACGGGGATCGGGTCGCTGACGGATGAGAACGGGCGGTACTTCATCCTGAACTTGCCGGTGGGCGAGGTCACGCTGATCGCCCGGCGGATCGGTTTCCAGACGGTGGGGCGGTCGAACGTGCAGGTGGTCATCGACGTCACCCGCACGGTGGACTTCCAGCTCACCGCGACGGCGCAGATCCTCGAGGAGATCCCCGTCACGGCGGCGTTCGCGCCGCTGGTGGAGCCGGGCGTCACGGGATCGCACACGACGCTCACGAGCGCGGACATCGAGGCGCTGCCGGTCGTCGGCATCGGCGGGGTGCTGCAGCTGCAGCAGGGGTATTTCCAGGTCCCGGAAAACACCGAC
- a CDS encoding GWxTD domain-containing protein: protein MRRFPGLAEAHYLRGLLLARTAGSGIADLMRRRDAQRSLERALDLDPNNPRYLLELGRLKLKMPFLRLEATRFFRRAERAARARGDSSAQADIESELGDLFLRRADNAQHRRLLNGNLTFDPELALEEWQYAGNFITRQSTVVEQPAEADLRGAEGFYRAALAARPGHEGAASGLLAILHDASRFEEYLSAARAFERSAPSSARAQLALGLGLVRLERDAEAAPAFDSALALMTPTDRDAVLDLSTILRRADAEVYRRLSDADRREAERVYWSASDPLRLTPVNEHRVEHLARVAYADLRYTAPELHLRGWQTDRGVIYIRYGPPPVIATFAANTEGARPDQIGQVTTVWWYPERRLRFVFYGAPGYNVARFAGDFLAFAEDARYRAPVRFDNVPVAEALDSIPVQVARFRDSVGMASVIFFAGVPVARMLNGIDLARSTLETGLFLADGLERPLLERRQQEPVTLSADRQFEARTFELRLGPGEYRWRVEAREPSSRRAARGAAALEISAPPANGLDLSDVVLANRVAPRDEAARNRRDFFIDPNPAREYAPGQAVHLYWEVYGLRPDSAGSAAFTVSVTVRLQSIERHGLAARILGGAMDAAGLTAAGDDQVVLSYHREVDLHGRDRAPEYLAIGLDDNPEGGYSVEISVQDRHTSQRVVRSRGFTVRVGAAR from the coding sequence ATGCGCCGGTTCCCCGGCCTCGCGGAGGCGCATTACCTTCGCGGCCTGCTGCTCGCCAGGACGGCGGGCTCCGGTATTGCGGACCTCATGCGACGTCGCGACGCCCAGCGGTCGCTGGAGCGCGCGCTCGACCTCGACCCCAACAACCCGCGGTACCTGCTCGAGCTCGGGCGGCTCAAGCTCAAGATGCCGTTCCTGCGCCTCGAGGCGACGCGATTCTTCCGTCGCGCGGAGCGCGCGGCGCGCGCCCGCGGCGACTCGAGCGCGCAGGCCGACATCGAGTCCGAGCTGGGCGACCTCTTCCTGCGCCGGGCCGACAACGCGCAACACCGCCGCCTGCTCAACGGCAACCTGACCTTCGACCCCGAGCTCGCGCTCGAAGAGTGGCAGTACGCGGGCAACTTCATCACCCGGCAGAGCACCGTCGTCGAGCAGCCGGCCGAAGCGGACCTGCGCGGGGCGGAGGGGTTCTACCGGGCCGCGCTCGCGGCTCGCCCCGGCCACGAGGGCGCCGCCAGCGGGCTGCTCGCGATCCTTCACGACGCCTCCCGCTTCGAGGAGTACCTGAGCGCCGCGCGCGCCTTCGAGCGCAGCGCGCCTTCGAGCGCCCGGGCCCAGCTCGCCCTCGGCCTGGGCCTGGTGCGCCTGGAGCGCGACGCCGAGGCCGCGCCGGCGTTCGACTCGGCGCTGGCGCTGATGACTCCGACCGATCGCGACGCCGTCCTCGACCTGTCCACGATCCTTCGCCGCGCGGACGCCGAGGTGTACCGGCGCCTGAGCGATGCGGACCGACGCGAGGCCGAGCGCGTCTACTGGTCGGCCTCCGACCCGCTGCGCCTGACCCCCGTGAACGAGCACCGCGTCGAGCACCTGGCCAGGGTGGCCTACGCGGACCTGCGGTACACGGCGCCGGAGCTGCACCTCAGGGGCTGGCAGACGGATCGCGGCGTCATCTACATCCGCTACGGCCCCCCGCCCGTGATCGCGACTTTCGCGGCCAACACCGAGGGCGCGCGCCCCGACCAGATCGGGCAGGTCACCACGGTCTGGTGGTATCCGGAGCGCCGGCTGCGCTTCGTGTTCTACGGGGCGCCCGGCTACAACGTCGCGCGCTTCGCCGGCGATTTCCTAGCCTTCGCGGAGGACGCCCGCTATCGGGCACCGGTCCGCTTCGACAACGTTCCCGTCGCCGAGGCCCTGGACAGCATCCCGGTGCAGGTCGCCCGCTTCCGCGACTCCGTGGGCATGGCGAGCGTGATCTTCTTCGCGGGCGTCCCGGTGGCCCGGATGCTGAACGGGATCGACCTGGCGCGCAGCACGCTCGAGACGGGGCTGTTCCTTGCCGACGGCCTGGAGAGACCCCTGCTCGAGCGGCGCCAACAGGAGCCGGTGACGTTGAGCGCAGATCGGCAGTTCGAGGCGCGCACCTTCGAGCTGCGGCTCGGTCCGGGCGAGTACCGCTGGCGGGTCGAGGCCCGCGAGCCGAGCAGCCGCAGGGCCGCCCGGGGCGCGGCCGCGCTCGAGATCTCCGCGCCGCCCGCGAACGGGCTGGACCTCAGCGATGTGGTGCTCGCTAACCGCGTCGCCCCCCGCGACGAGGCGGCCCGGAACCGGCGGGACTTCTTCATCGATCCCAACCCGGCGCGGGAGTACGCCCCGGGGCAGGCGGTCCACCTCTACTGGGAGGTGTACGGTCTGCGTCCCGACAGCGCCGGCTCGGCCGCATTCACCGTATCGGTGACGGTGCGACTCCAGTCGATCGAGCGGCACGGCCTGGCGGCGCGTATCCTTGGAGGCGCCATGGACGCCGCCGGTCTCACGGCGGCGGGCGATGACCAGGTCGTCTTGAGCTACCACCGCGAGGTGGACCTGCACGGGCGCGACCGGGCCCCGGAGTACCTGGCCATCGGTCTCGACGACAACCCGGAAGGCGGGTACAGCGTGGAGATCAGCGTGCAGGACCGGCATACCTCGCAACGCGTCGTGCGGAGCAGAGGGTTCACGGTCCGCGTCGGGGCGGCTCGGTGA
- a CDS encoding thioredoxin domain-containing protein has translation MRLLLVPLLLVATLLQQDDLIAARTKGSPAAPVTIYEISDFQCPYCAQFWRETLPALEREYVARGKVRFVFVNLPLPMHRNAVPAAELAMCAARQNRFWAVHDQLYRHQARWEGLTEPGSFFLALGDSAGANRDSLVVCVRSGATRDVVRSDAEGAYRSGARSTPTFYIEGGLLVGAQPIEVFRSVLDSIIRSKENRRP, from the coding sequence ATGCGCTTGCTGCTCGTCCCGCTCCTGCTGGTCGCGACGCTGCTCCAGCAGGACGACCTGATCGCCGCGCGCACCAAGGGCAGCCCCGCCGCGCCCGTCACCATCTACGAGATCTCGGACTTCCAGTGCCCGTACTGCGCCCAGTTCTGGCGCGAGACGTTGCCGGCGCTGGAGCGCGAGTACGTCGCGAGAGGCAAGGTCCGCTTCGTATTCGTGAACCTGCCGCTCCCGATGCACCGGAACGCCGTGCCCGCCGCCGAGCTGGCGATGTGCGCGGCGCGCCAGAACCGGTTCTGGGCCGTGCACGATCAGCTGTACCGGCACCAGGCACGGTGGGAAGGGTTGACCGAGCCGGGGAGTTTCTTCCTGGCCCTCGGCGATTCGGCCGGCGCGAACCGCGACTCCCTCGTGGTCTGCGTCCGCAGCGGCGCGACGCGGGACGTGGTCCGCTCGGATGCGGAAGGGGCATACCGGTCGGGGGCGCGCTCGACGCCGACCTTTTACATCGAGGGAGGATTGCTGGTCGGCGCTCAACCAATCGAGGTGTTCCGATCGGTACTGGATTCCATCATCAGGAGTAAGGAAAACAGGCGGCCGTAG
- a CDS encoding four helix bundle protein, which yields MASHRNLKAWQHAKTLAVDCVAAARRFPPEDQGALADQLRRAAYGAALNIAEGSGRKGARDYRKFLINARGSLDEVEAILEIARDVEYLDLSTFARLEARRDEAAKTLYGLIRAVEKHV from the coding sequence ATGGCATCGCACCGGAACCTCAAGGCGTGGCAGCATGCCAAGACCCTGGCTGTGGACTGCGTGGCCGCCGCGCGGAGATTCCCTCCCGAGGACCAGGGCGCGCTGGCAGACCAGCTGCGACGCGCCGCCTACGGTGCCGCGCTTAACATCGCGGAGGGGTCAGGGCGCAAGGGCGCTCGCGACTACCGCAAGTTCCTGATCAATGCCCGCGGGTCGCTGGATGAGGTTGAAGCCATTCTCGAGATCGCCCGCGACGTGGAGTATCTCGACCTGAGTACCTTCGCGCGGCTGGAGGCCCGACGCGATGAAGCGGCCAAGACCCTCTACGGCCTGATCCGAGCGGTGGAGAAGCACGTTTGA
- a CDS encoding CPBP family intramembrane metalloprotease, translating into MPKDYLAKSRAPRYSVLFALPLLLLYEGLSALLTGSAVEGVRNGADVLLKSLFLALGGRDGLAIFGVALLLAGGLLVWRDRRRAAEPLEPGIFGLMLAESAVYATLFGFVVGGLTTVVLRGPRGLSAGGLESLGLSTQLVVSLGAGIYEELVFRVLLVGALLWGMRVVLGTGKALSTAGAVIVSALVFSAFHYVGELGDTFTVPSFTFRALAGLVFSLLYVTRGFGIAAWTHALYDLGLSLILQVSGGSGR; encoded by the coding sequence ATGCCGAAAGACTATCTCGCCAAGTCGCGCGCGCCACGCTACAGCGTCCTCTTCGCGCTGCCGCTGCTGCTCCTCTACGAAGGTCTCTCCGCGCTGCTCACCGGCTCGGCCGTCGAAGGCGTGCGCAACGGCGCGGATGTGCTGCTCAAGAGCCTCTTCCTCGCCCTGGGCGGCCGCGACGGGCTGGCGATCTTCGGGGTGGCGCTGCTGCTGGCTGGCGGCCTGCTGGTCTGGCGAGACCGCCGCCGGGCCGCCGAGCCGCTCGAGCCGGGGATCTTCGGCCTCATGCTCGCCGAGAGCGCGGTCTACGCGACGCTGTTCGGGTTCGTCGTTGGGGGGCTCACCACGGTGGTGCTGAGGGGCCCGCGCGGGCTGTCGGCCGGCGGTCTCGAAAGCCTCGGCCTCTCCACTCAGCTGGTGGTCTCGCTCGGCGCCGGGATCTACGAGGAGCTGGTCTTCCGCGTCCTCCTCGTGGGCGCCCTGCTGTGGGGCATGCGTGTCGTGCTCGGGACCGGGAAGGCGCTCTCGACCGCGGGCGCGGTGATCGTCTCGGCGCTGGTCTTCTCCGCCTTCCATTACGTCGGCGAGCTGGGCGACACTTTCACCGTTCCGAGCTTCACCTTCCGCGCCCTGGCCGGCCTCGTCTTCAGCCTGCTCTACGTGACGAGGGGGTTCGGGATCGCGGCGTGGACGCACGCGTTGTACGATCTCGGCCTGTCGTTGATCCTCCAGGTTTCAGGGGGCAGTGGGCGGTAG
- a CDS encoding glycosyltransferase N-terminal domain-containing protein: protein MAIGNLLGVPGFLYRAAWSLAGPLAAPLAWGNGKLARAIRGRRGASARMVGWAADGRDRSRPLVWFHAASVGEGRQAEAVIVRLRSARPEWQVAYTFGSASAERFAAGLPADFQGFVPLDTVGETGRALEALEPTALVFSATDVWPELVRQAARRQVRVALISATLAPTSSRRGALARAFLGGAYRALDRVGATDEADARALAALGVDARRIVVTGDTRHDAAHARAGRVDRRSPALRALTGGGDGYQTVVAGSTWPGDERALLFAHAEVRGARGPRLVIAPHEPTPRHLAALEDRIAHAVGADAVVRRLSDLERETNGAPSDTPWEICLVDRVGVLADLYAIAAIAYVGGGFHRAGLHSVIEPAALGVPVLFGPHWESSRDARLLLETGGGWSAKNQAQLAAALDRWLHDETARADAGAAARAVVEQGLGAAERSLQLVIHLVETQNPRPTT from the coding sequence ATGGCGATAGGTAACCTACTCGGCGTGCCCGGGTTCCTCTATCGCGCCGCCTGGTCCCTCGCGGGTCCGCTCGCCGCGCCCCTCGCCTGGGGCAACGGAAAACTGGCGCGCGCGATCCGTGGCCGTCGCGGGGCGTCGGCCCGGATGGTGGGGTGGGCCGCGGATGGCCGCGACCGGTCCCGGCCGCTGGTCTGGTTCCACGCCGCGTCCGTCGGCGAAGGGCGTCAGGCGGAAGCGGTCATCGTCCGGCTTCGGTCGGCGCGCCCCGAGTGGCAGGTGGCCTACACCTTCGGCTCCGCCTCCGCCGAGCGGTTCGCGGCCGGGCTCCCGGCCGACTTCCAAGGGTTCGTGCCCCTCGACACGGTAGGCGAGACGGGACGGGCGCTGGAGGCGCTAGAGCCCACGGCGCTGGTCTTCAGCGCGACCGACGTGTGGCCGGAGCTGGTGCGGCAGGCCGCGCGGCGGCAGGTCCGCGTGGCCCTGATTTCGGCGACGCTGGCTCCGACCTCGTCGCGGCGCGGCGCGCTGGCCCGCGCCTTCCTAGGCGGCGCGTACCGGGCACTCGACCGGGTCGGCGCCACCGACGAGGCCGACGCGCGCGCCCTCGCGGCGCTCGGAGTGGACGCGCGCCGCATCGTCGTCACCGGCGACACGCGTCACGACGCGGCCCACGCCCGCGCGGGGCGCGTGGATCGCCGGTCGCCCGCGCTCCGCGCTCTGACCGGTGGCGGAGACGGCTACCAGACCGTGGTTGCGGGCTCGACCTGGCCCGGCGACGAGCGTGCCCTCCTCTTCGCCCACGCCGAGGTGCGCGGAGCGCGCGGGCCCCGGCTCGTGATCGCGCCCCACGAGCCCACGCCGCGGCATCTGGCCGCCCTCGAGGACCGCATCGCGCACGCGGTCGGCGCGGACGCCGTCGTCCGGCGGCTCTCGGACCTGGAACGGGAAACGAACGGCGCGCCGTCTGACACGCCGTGGGAGATCTGTCTCGTCGATCGAGTCGGGGTGCTCGCCGATCTCTACGCGATCGCGGCGATCGCGTACGTGGGCGGTGGTTTCCATCGCGCCGGTCTGCACTCGGTCATCGAACCCGCCGCCCTCGGCGTGCCGGTGCTGTTCGGCCCGCACTGGGAGAGCAGCCGCGATGCGCGACTGCTCCTGGAAACCGGCGGGGGCTGGAGCGCGAAGAACCAGGCGCAGCTCGCCGCCGCGCTCGACCGCTGGCTCCACGACGAAACTGCCCGGGCCGACGCAGGAGCGGCGGCACGGGCAGTAGTCGAACAGGGGCTCGGTGCGGCCGAGCGCTCACTTCAGTTGGTCATCCACCTCGTCGAAACCCAAAACCCAAGACCCACGACCTAG